The Cloacibacillus sp. genome has a window encoding:
- the ftsZ gene encoding cell division protein FtsZ, with the protein MSEIFQLDKSSFPAREVIKVVGVGGAGNNALNHIIRGGVSGVEFIAANTDIAHLELSEATCRIILGKELTKGLGAGSDPEIGCKSAMESREELRAVVEGADMVFVAAGMGGGTGTGAAPVIAGIAKEAGALVVAVVTLPFTFEGRRRIRQASYGIEQLRDKVDALIIIPNDRLLGITDKKTSVNDAFRMADGVLHQAVQGVTDLIKRPGLVNVDFADVKTIMSNAGTAIMGIGEGYGEKRAATAAFNAINSPLMDSKMSGAKGILFNITGGASVGIHEINEAISIITEAADEDAFIIWGHIFDPEMEDSIQITVIATGFDDDKKETGEPKAAVVSAPEPAPVRTASQSARPASPGVTTQGLDISAVKNLNSYTAAKSAPVQPQPEAVPEKPVEQKAKRHEQITKTAQSAVTADEDLFKQSGAPVDQYDIPAYLRKRRQS; encoded by the coding sequence GCTTGATAAATCAAGCTTCCCGGCAAGGGAAGTGATAAAAGTCGTAGGCGTGGGCGGAGCGGGGAACAACGCGCTGAACCACATCATCCGCGGCGGCGTGAGCGGCGTGGAATTTATCGCTGCCAACACCGATATCGCCCATCTTGAGCTGTCGGAGGCGACCTGCCGCATCATCCTCGGCAAGGAGCTTACAAAGGGCCTGGGAGCGGGTTCCGATCCTGAGATCGGCTGCAAGTCGGCGATGGAGTCGCGCGAGGAGCTGCGCGCGGTGGTCGAGGGCGCGGATATGGTCTTCGTCGCCGCCGGAATGGGCGGCGGCACCGGTACGGGAGCCGCGCCGGTGATTGCGGGGATCGCCAAAGAGGCGGGAGCGCTCGTTGTGGCGGTTGTCACCCTGCCCTTCACCTTCGAGGGACGCCGGAGGATAAGACAGGCATCCTATGGCATAGAACAGCTGCGCGACAAGGTCGACGCTCTGATCATCATCCCGAACGACAGACTGCTCGGGATCACCGATAAAAAGACCTCCGTCAACGACGCCTTCCGGATGGCGGACGGCGTGCTGCACCAGGCGGTGCAGGGGGTGACGGACCTTATCAAGCGTCCCGGCCTCGTCAACGTCGACTTCGCCGACGTCAAAACGATCATGTCGAACGCCGGAACCGCGATCATGGGCATCGGCGAGGGCTATGGCGAGAAGCGCGCGGCTACCGCGGCCTTTAACGCCATCAACAGCCCGCTTATGGACAGCAAGATGAGCGGCGCGAAGGGCATCCTCTTCAACATCACTGGCGGCGCGAGCGTCGGCATTCATGAGATAAACGAGGCGATCAGCATCATCACCGAGGCCGCCGACGAGGACGCCTTCATCATCTGGGGGCATATATTCGATCCGGAGATGGAGGATTCCATCCAGATCACGGTCATCGCCACGGGCTTCGACGACGATAAAAAAGAAACGGGCGAGCCGAAGGCCGCTGTCGTTTCCGCCCCCGAACCGGCGCCGGTACGCACCGCGTCGCAGAGCGCCAGGCCCGCGTCTCCCGGAGTGACGACCCAGGGGCTAGATATCTCCGCCGTTAAAAACCTCAACAGCTACACGGCGGCCAAGAGCGCGCCGGTACAGCCGCAACCGGAAGCCGTTCCTGAAAAACCGGTTGAACAAAAGGCCAAGCGTCATGAACAGATAACAAAGACTGCCCAAAGTGCGGTAACTGCCGACGAGGATCTCTTTAAGCAGAGCGGGGCTCCCGTCGACCAGTACGACATTCCGGCCTATCTCAGAAAGAGGCGGCAATCCTGA